The sequence CGCGAGGCGGGCGAGCTCGGCCGCGGCGGCGCGGCGGCGGCTGGGTGTCTCGCCCGCCGACACCACGACGGTACGCAGCTCGGCGACCAGGGCGGGGAGGGTCAGCGCCCGGGGGGCGCGGCCGACCGGGATCTCGACGTCGTGCCCGGCCTCGGTCCCCGGCCCGGGCGCCGTGTCGTGGTCCGCCTCCCGGTCCTGGTCCGCCTCCCGGTCCTGGTCCGCCTCCCGGTCCTGGTCCGCTTCCTGGGCGTGGCCGACTTCGTTGCCGTGCCCCGCCTCCTCGCGGGTGGGTTCGGCCGGCTCGCTGTCACCTTCCGCGCCGAAAGCGGTGTCGCCGGGCAGCGACAGGTCGCCGGACGGGCCGGGGTCGCCCGGGACCGGCGGCTCATCCGACGGGCCGGCGTCGTCCGGGACCGGCGGCTCATCCGACGGGCCGGCGTCGTCCGGGACCGGCGGCTCGGGTGGTGGTGGCGCGTCGGCACCCGGGTCGGCGCCGGGGCCCGGCGGCTCCACGCCGGCCGCGGCCAGCTCGCTCAGGAAGCGGCTGGGCTGCTCCTCGATCGCCGAACCGCCGGTGCCCACCGCGGCCACCGCGGTGGCCACCAGACGGCGACGGGCGCGGGTGGCGGCCACGTAGAACAGCCGCCGCTCCTCGTCGAGCAGCGCGGAGGTCTCGGCGACCACCGCCGCCGAGCCGGACGCGGGCCGCCCGGCGACCGCGTCGACCAGCCGCTCCGACCCGAGCAGGCTGCCGCGCAGGCGTAGATCGGGCCAGATGCCCTCCTGCACCCCGGCCAGCACCACGACGTCCCACTCCAGGCCCTTCGCCGCGTGCGCGGTGAGCAGCCGGACCGCGTCACCCCGGTCGGCGCTCGGCGCGATCGTGTCGGCGGGCAGGTCCTGGCCCAGCACGTGGTCGAGAAACACCCCGACGCCGGCGCCGGGCAGCCGGTCGACGAAGCGGGCGGCGGCGTCGAAGAGCACCACCATGGCGTCCAGATCACGGTCGGCGGCCTCGGCCCGCCACTGCCGGGCCCGGGCGGCCTGCGCCGGGTCGGTGACGCGCAGCTCGCCGGTGCTCATCGCGTACCACCGGTCGGCGAGCCCGCTGGCCCGCCAGACCGTCCACAGCACGTCCTCGACCGAGGCGCCGGGCTCGGCGGCGGCCGTCCGGGCAACGGTGAGCAACCGGGCGATGGTCTGTGCCGGGCGAGCCCAGCGGCGTTCCACCATGTCCAGGCCGGCCGGGTCGCGAACCGCGTCGACCAGCAGCTCGCCGGACGGGCGCCGGTCCCCCGCGGCCAGCGCCAGCGCGCGCAGTCCCTGGCGCAGCCGCCGTTCGGCGAGCGGGTCGGCGCCACCCAGCGGCGAGTGCAGCAGCGCCACCGCGGCCTCCTCGTCGAGCACCTCCGGGTCCAGCGAGCAGCGCAGCAGGAGCAGGAACGGCGCGACCGCGGGCTGCAGGTGCAGCGGCAGGTCCTCGGCGTGGATCACGGTGGGCACGCCGGCCGCGACCAGGGCCCGCTGCACCGAGGGCTGCTGCAGGGTGGCGGAGCGCATCACCACCGCCATCCGCGACCAGGGGATCCCGTGGAGCAGGTGGGCCTCGCGCAGCGCGTGCGCGATGAAGGCGGTCTCCGCGGCGGGCGACCGGAACGTCCGCACGACCGCCTCGGCCACCGGCCCGGCCGGCGCGGCGTCAGCCGGACCCGACGACCGCACCGCGACCGGACCGGACGACCCGGCAACCACCGGCGCGGCGTCAGCCGGATCAGCCGATCGGACCGCGACCGGGCCGGACGACCCGGCAACCGCCGGGTCGGCGGCGGGTTCCGGGCCGGGCTCGGGAGGCGGGACCATCGGGCGGTGCCCGATCGGGCCGCGCATCCGGCGGGCCACCCGGGAGGTCGCGGTGAGCAGCGACGGCGCGGCCCGGTAGTTGGTGTGCAGGATCACCGTGTGGGCCGGAGCACCGGCCGCGGTGCGGAACCGGGCCGGGAAGTCGGCGACCACTTCCGGCGCGGCGCCCCGGAACCCGAAGATCGACGAATCCGGGTCGGCGAACGCGACCAGGGGCTTGCCGCCGCCGGCGACCTGGGCAAGCAGGTCCACCTGGGCCGGGTCGGTCTCGGCGAGCTCGTCGACGAAGACGAAGGCGAGGCGACGGCGCTCCGCGGCCAGCAGGTCCGGCTCGTCGGCGAGCAGTCCGGAGGCGGCCCGCACCAGCTCGGCCGGGTCGTAGGCGACCGAGCCGCGGGTGGTGGCGTCGCGCAGGGCCAGCACCTCGACGTACTCCCGGAGGAAGCGGGCGGCCGCCGACCAGTCGTCGCGGCCCAGGTCCGCGCCGAGCCGGGCGAGCTCGATCGGGCCGACGCCCCGCTCGGCGGCACGCTGCATCAGGTCGCGCAGCTGCTGCGCGAAGGCCCGGGTGGGCAGGGCCGGCCGCAGCTGCTCCGGCCACCCGATGGTGTCGGCGGCGTCCGGGTCCTCCACCACGGCCAGCAGCTCCCGGATGATCAGGTCCTGTTCCGGGCCGGTGAGCAGCCGCGGGGCGGGCTCGCCGCGCTCGGCGGCGGCACGGCGGAGCAGGCCGAAAGCGTACGCATGGAAGGTCCGCACCAGCGGCTCGTGCACGATCCGCCCGGCGTCCCCGGCGATCCGCGCCTCGATCCGGTCACGCAGCGACGCCGCGCCGCGGCGGCCGAAGGTGAGCACCAGGATCCGCTCCGGGTCGACGCCCTCGGCGATCCGGGCGGCGACCGCCTCGACCAGCACGGTGGTCTTGCCGGTGCCGGGGCCACCGACGACGAGCAGCGGGCCGCTGGTGTGCGCGGCCACCCGGGCCTGCACGGGATCGGCGCGCAGCTCGGGCGCGACCGGGCGGGGACGCCGGACCAGGCGGTAGTCGGGCCGGCGCACCGGGGACGGGGGGACCGGCGTGCTCACGGCATCAATAAGAGCACGCCGGTACGACGTTTCCCCGGGGTCACCCGGTGACGGCGGCCTCGATCGCGTCCAGGGCGTCCGGGACGGTGCGGGCCACCAGCACCATGTCCATCGCCCCGGCCCGGACGAACTTCGCGCCGACCAGCCCGTTCAGCCAGCCGATCAGGCCGTCGTAGAAGCCGTCCGGGTCGAGCAGGACCATCGGCCGGCGGTGCACGCCGAGGGTGGCGGTGGTCCACACCTCGAACAGCTCGTCCAGGGTGCCGAGGCCGCCGGGCAGGGTGAGGAAGGCGTCCGACCGGTCGATCATCAGGTTCTTCCGGCCGGCCATGTCGTCGGTGACGATCAACTCGTCCGAGCCGGTGTCGGCCACCTCCAGGTCGACCAGGCGCTGCGGGATGATCCCGACGGTGTGCGCGCCGGCGGCCCGGGCGCCGGTGGCGACCGCGCCCATCATGCCGACGCGGCCGCCGCCGGAGACCAGGGTGTGTCCCCGCTCGCCGATCGCCCGGCCGGTCGCCGCGGCCAGATCGAGCCAGCGCTGCTCGATGGTGTTCGAGGAAGCGCAGAAGACGCAGATGGCGGCCATCAGGCGGACGCCTGCGCCGCGCCGGCGTCCACGATGATCCGGACCGCCTCGTCGACGTCGTCGGTGATCTGGATCAGGCCGAAGTCGGCCTCGCTGATCTTGCTGTCGTCGAGCATCCGCCCTCTGATCCAGTCGAGCAGGCCGCTCCAGTAGTCGACGCCCATCAGGATCACCGGGAACCGGGTGACCTTCCGGGTCTGGACCAGGGTGATCGCCTCGAAC is a genomic window of Actinoplanes teichomyceticus ATCC 31121 containing:
- a CDS encoding ATP-dependent helicase, producing MSTPVPPSPVRRPDYRLVRRPRPVAPELRADPVQARVAAHTSGPLLVVGGPGTGKTTVLVEAVAARIAEGVDPERILVLTFGRRGAASLRDRIEARIAGDAGRIVHEPLVRTFHAYAFGLLRRAAAERGEPAPRLLTGPEQDLIIRELLAVVEDPDAADTIGWPEQLRPALPTRAFAQQLRDLMQRAAERGVGPIELARLGADLGRDDWSAAARFLREYVEVLALRDATTRGSVAYDPAELVRAASGLLADEPDLLAAERRRLAFVFVDELAETDPAQVDLLAQVAGGGKPLVAFADPDSSIFGFRGAAPEVVADFPARFRTAAGAPAHTVILHTNYRAAPSLLTATSRVARRMRGPIGHRPMVPPPEPGPEPAADPAVAGSSGPVAVRSADPADAAPVVAGSSGPVAVRSSGPADAAPAGPVAEAVVRTFRSPAAETAFIAHALREAHLLHGIPWSRMAVVMRSATLQQPSVQRALVAAGVPTVIHAEDLPLHLQPAVAPFLLLLRCSLDPEVLDEEAAVALLHSPLGGADPLAERRLRQGLRALALAAGDRRPSGELLVDAVRDPAGLDMVERRWARPAQTIARLLTVARTAAAEPGASVEDVLWTVWRASGLADRWYAMSTGELRVTDPAQAARARQWRAEAADRDLDAMVVLFDAAARFVDRLPGAGVGVFLDHVLGQDLPADTIAPSADRGDAVRLLTAHAAKGLEWDVVVLAGVQEGIWPDLRLRGSLLGSERLVDAVAGRPASGSAAVVAETSALLDEERRLFYVAATRARRRLVATAVAAVGTGGSAIEEQPSRFLSELAAAGVEPPGPGADPGADAPPPPEPPVPDDAGPSDEPPVPDDAGPSDEPPVPGDPGPSGDLSLPGDTAFGAEGDSEPAEPTREEAGHGNEVGHAQEADQDREADQDREADQDREADHDTAPGPGTEAGHDVEIPVGRAPRALTLPALVAELRTVVVSAGETPSRRRAAAAELARLASAGVPGAHPDEWWGLRPLSDDRPLVDAGDPVKVTPSAMESALRCSLRWLLERHGGAPPAGPAQGIGNLVHAAAMLAEDAHADREKLVEYVSARFDTIELAARWMAGSEQERAQAMVDKLLRWLAANPRRLLAIEHEFTVRLEDENRPIQLTGRVDRLEVDEAGRLVVIDLKTGKSTAVAADVAENPQLAGYQAAVDAGAFADYGTDSGGAALVQLGLGREAREQMQVPITEANDPQWAYAMVRRTAETMAAATFSAVANSRCRVCPVRTSCPISGKGRQVVEPPK
- a CDS encoding TIGR00730 family Rossman fold protein, giving the protein MAAICVFCASSNTIEQRWLDLAAATGRAIGERGHTLVSGGGRVGMMGAVATGARAAGAHTVGIIPQRLVDLEVADTGSDELIVTDDMAGRKNLMIDRSDAFLTLPGGLGTLDELFEVWTTATLGVHRRPMVLLDPDGFYDGLIGWLNGLVGAKFVRAGAMDMVLVARTVPDALDAIEAAVTG